AGTTTGTTGATATTGTAAAAATCCAAGCGTACGATCATAATATAATCCAATGCCCCCTGCTCCTACTAACCCTAGAACAGCTGCCGCGCGTACATTCACCTCAAATGTATACAGTACATAAGAAATGAAGTGCGCTTTCACTTGTGGAATTACTGCATATACAATCCATTGCACCTTATTTGCTCCTACTGCAGTCATTGCTTCTAATGGACCTGGATCAATCGATTCGATTGATTCGTATAATAACTTTGCAACAAGCCCAACAGAGAAAAAAGTAAGTGCCAAAATACCTGGAAGTGGACCGATTCCAAAAATCGCTACAAAAATAGCCGCTAATAATAGATCTGGTATCGTTCGAATTAAATTTAAAACGAACCGAGCTGGACCATATAAAGCCATATTTGAAAACACATTACTTGCCGCTAATAACGCAAGTGGAATTGCTAAAATCGCTCCTAACGTCGTTCCAATAATAGCCATACGAATTGTATCTAATATTGCAGTTGTAATTACTTGAAAATAGCCCCAGTCTGGCGCTACCATTTCCTTCAGCAAATCGATCATATTTGGAAAACCAGTTATAAATTTCGAAAATGATGCATCTACTTGTACACTACTTCCCCACAATAATAAACCAACAAGGAGCACAGTTAGCATATGCTTTAGTCTACTCGGTGGCTTCGGTATCGTTTTAGAATATATCGTCAAATCATTCATTTGACCGCCACCTCTAATAATTCATTCGTTTGAATTGAGCGACCGTAAATTTCAGCAAATTTCTCATCAGTCGCCTCCTTTACTAGTCCGTCAAATACGATTTCACCTGCATGCAATCCAATAATGCGCGTAGCATATTGCCTAGTTAAATCAATAGAGTGCAAGTT
The DNA window shown above is from Bacillus clarus and carries:
- the phnE gene encoding phosphonate ABC transporter, permease protein PhnE; this translates as MNDLTIYSKTIPKPPSRLKHMLTVLLVGLLLWGSSVQVDASFSKFITGFPNMIDLLKEMVAPDWGYFQVITTAILDTIRMAIIGTTLGAILAIPLALLAASNVFSNMALYGPARFVLNLIRTIPDLLLAAIFVAIFGIGPLPGILALTFFSVGLVAKLLYESIESIDPGPLEAMTAVGANKVQWIVYAVIPQVKAHFISYVLYTFEVNVRAAAVLGLVGAGGIGLYYDRTLGFLQYQQTASIIMYTLVVVLLIDYISTVLREKL